One Mycolicibacterium fortuitum subsp. fortuitum genomic window carries:
- a CDS encoding sensor histidine kinase: protein MSSSGAQTPRGWARRLPNGSLAARFLVFQLLVVAVVLIAVAAVSVTQSTREFRDIRGQRMIAVAENVASTPIVRDRYHDPFAAQVLAPEVDRAVALSGADLAEIADPAGQVRVSSDPERVGQRLDLDTTRADEGRAWSGDSTVDGTHRLAGQVPILAADGAVLAIVSVSERYPSLWELLGGAGERLLIYLGLGAVLGMLASWLLSRRIYRHTRGLDIAEIASLADHREALLHSIREGVLAVNNDGVITVVNDSACDLLGISDDAVGRRADAIGLEPAVAAFLLSGEGTRADGSDVVITTRTRVLALNRRAARSQGRRIGTVTTMRDSTELAALRAQLSSHRSVTDTLRAQTHEFSNQLHTISGLVQLAEFDAVRDLIGALTRRRAEINEAVTQHVSDPAVAALLIAKTSLAAERGVTLTLTDDSHLGTLDPALATDVITLLGNLIDNAVDVSVGSPAAKVGVRLDDSDGLTLAVSDSGPGVPVHLREAIFSRGVTSKAPVPGGRGIGLALVRLVTAQHGGDVAVTDTPGGGALFVVNLHA, encoded by the coding sequence TTGAGTTCATCAGGCGCGCAGACACCACGGGGGTGGGCACGCAGGTTGCCCAATGGCAGCCTGGCCGCGCGTTTTCTGGTGTTCCAGCTTCTGGTGGTCGCGGTGGTGCTGATCGCGGTGGCCGCGGTGTCGGTGACACAGTCCACCAGGGAGTTCCGCGATATCCGCGGACAGCGGATGATCGCCGTCGCCGAGAACGTGGCGTCGACCCCGATCGTCCGGGACCGCTACCACGATCCGTTCGCCGCCCAGGTGCTCGCACCCGAGGTCGACCGTGCGGTGGCGCTGTCGGGCGCAGATCTGGCCGAGATCGCCGACCCGGCCGGGCAGGTGCGCGTGTCATCGGATCCTGAGCGGGTCGGACAACGACTCGACCTCGACACCACCAGGGCCGACGAGGGCCGCGCCTGGTCCGGCGACAGCACTGTCGACGGCACCCACCGCCTCGCCGGTCAAGTGCCCATCCTGGCCGCCGACGGCGCGGTGCTGGCGATCGTCTCGGTCAGCGAACGCTACCCGTCACTGTGGGAGTTGTTGGGCGGCGCCGGAGAGCGCCTGCTGATCTATCTCGGGCTGGGCGCTGTGTTGGGGATGCTCGCCTCGTGGTTGTTGTCGCGCCGGATCTACCGGCACACCCGCGGCCTGGACATCGCCGAGATCGCCAGCCTGGCCGATCACCGGGAGGCCCTGCTGCACAGCATCCGCGAGGGAGTGCTCGCGGTGAACAATGACGGCGTCATCACAGTCGTCAACGACAGCGCATGCGATCTGCTGGGTATCAGCGACGACGCGGTCGGCCGACGCGCCGATGCGATCGGCCTGGAACCGGCAGTGGCGGCTTTCCTGTTGTCGGGTGAAGGAACTCGCGCCGACGGATCCGACGTGGTGATCACCACGCGGACGCGGGTGCTGGCGCTCAACCGCCGTGCCGCCCGCAGCCAGGGCCGCCGCATCGGTACGGTGACCACCATGCGCGACAGCACCGAGCTCGCCGCACTCCGGGCTCAACTGTCCTCACACCGCAGCGTCACCGACACGCTGCGGGCCCAGACGCACGAGTTCTCCAACCAGCTGCACACCATCTCCGGGCTGGTGCAGCTGGCCGAGTTCGACGCCGTGCGCGATCTGATCGGAGCCCTCACCCGCCGCCGGGCCGAGATCAATGAGGCTGTCACTCAACATGTTTCCGATCCGGCGGTGGCGGCACTGCTGATCGCCAAGACATCGCTGGCCGCCGAACGCGGGGTCACCCTCACCCTGACCGACGACAGCCACCTCGGCACACTCGACCCGGCCCTGGCGACCGACGTGATCACGTTGCTGGGCAATCTGATCGACAACGCCGTCGACGTGTCGGTCGGCTCGCCGGCCGCAAAAGTGGGCGTGCGGCTCGACGATTCGGACGGGCTGACGTTGGCGGTCTCCGACTCCGGGCCCGGCGTGCCCGTACACCTTCGGGAAGCGATTTTCTCCCGCGGCGTCACCTCGAAGGCACCCGTACCTGGTGGGAGGGGTATCGGGCTTGCCCTGGTACGTCTGGTGACAGCGCAGCACGGGGGCGACGTCGCGGTCACCGATACCCCGGGTGGTGGCGCCCTGTTCGTGGTGAACCTGCATGCGTGA
- a CDS encoding YggT family protein, whose translation MSLFFEILGFALFVFWLLLIARVVVEFIRSFSRDWHPKGLTVVVLELIMTVTDPPVKLLRRLIPQLTIGAVRFDLSIMVLLLAAFIGMQLAFSAAM comes from the coding sequence TTGTCGCTGTTCTTCGAAATTCTCGGTTTCGCGCTGTTCGTCTTCTGGCTGCTGCTCATCGCGCGCGTCGTCGTCGAGTTCATCCGGTCCTTCAGCCGGGACTGGCATCCCAAGGGTCTGACCGTCGTGGTCCTGGAGCTCATCATGACGGTCACCGATCCGCCGGTGAAACTTCTGCGGCGGCTCATTCCCCAGCTCACGATAGGCGCCGTGCGCTTCGATCTGTCGATCATGGTGCTGCTGCTCGCGGCGTTCATCGGGATGCAGCTGGCGTTCAGCGCGGCGATGTAG
- a CDS encoding YggS family pyridoxal phosphate-dependent enzyme, producing the protein MSTVQRGRDTDRAAQLTAALGAARARLARAAESVGRNVNEIELLPITKYFPASDVIILNQLGCLAFGESREQEAAAKVDSVRAELPDVPIRWHMVGRIQRKKARAVAGWAHTAHSVDSIRLLTALDRAAGDALAAGTRAQPLRVYIQISLDGDIERGGVDVNAPDLVDEICGSANTAEALEFVGLMGIPPLESDPDDAFARLAAERDRVQRDYQHRLELSAGMSGDLESAVKHGSTCVRVGTALMGQRPLTSPEVVTPVTSSSQTPPPPSSAEGSPR; encoded by the coding sequence ATGAGCACCGTGCAGCGCGGGCGTGACACCGATCGGGCGGCGCAGTTGACCGCTGCACTCGGGGCCGCGCGGGCGCGTCTGGCGCGTGCCGCAGAATCGGTCGGGAGAAATGTAAATGAAATTGAATTACTCCCCATTACGAAGTATTTCCCGGCCTCCGATGTCATTATTCTCAACCAATTAGGGTGCCTCGCATTCGGCGAATCCCGCGAACAAGAGGCCGCTGCAAAAGTGGATTCTGTTCGCGCGGAATTGCCGGATGTTCCTATTCGCTGGCACATGGTGGGGCGCATCCAGCGGAAGAAGGCGCGGGCTGTCGCGGGCTGGGCGCACACCGCGCACTCGGTCGACAGCATCCGCCTGCTGACCGCGTTGGACCGCGCCGCGGGCGACGCGCTGGCGGCCGGAACCCGGGCACAGCCACTTCGGGTCTACATCCAGATCAGTCTCGACGGCGACATCGAGCGCGGCGGTGTCGATGTGAACGCGCCCGATCTGGTCGACGAAATCTGTGGGTCAGCGAACACCGCCGAGGCGCTGGAGTTCGTGGGTCTGATGGGAATCCCGCCTTTGGAATCCGATCCGGACGACGCATTCGCGCGCCTGGCCGCGGAGCGGGACCGAGTGCAGCGCGACTACCAGCACCGTCTCGAACTGTCGGCGGGGATGTCCGGAGATCTCGAAAGCGCGGTCAAACACGGATCCACGTGTGTGCGTGTCGGTACCGCGCTCATGGGGCAACGCCCGCTAACGTCACCGGAAGTAGTCACACCAGTCACATCTTCATCACAGACACCACCACCACCATCGTCAGCAGAAGGGTCGCCGAGATGA
- the wag31 gene encoding DivIVA-like cell division protein Wag31, with translation MPLTPADVHNVAFSKPPIGKRGYNEDEVDAFLDLVENELTRLIEENADLRQRVSELDQELASARSGAGGAQSTQSIPLYEPEPEPTPAPQPVYEAPAAPVAPAAPQSEDTAVRAARVLSLAQDTADRLTSTAKAESEKLLSDARAQADAMVSDARKTAETTVSEARTRADAMLADAQTRSETQLRQAQEKADALQADAERKHSEIMGTINQQRTVLEGRLEQLRTFEREYRTRLKTYLESQLEELGQRGSAAPVDSSANNDSAGGFSQFNRGNN, from the coding sequence ATGCCGCTCACACCAGCGGACGTCCATAACGTCGCGTTCAGCAAGCCGCCCATCGGCAAACGTGGCTACAACGAGGACGAGGTCGATGCCTTTCTCGATCTGGTTGAGAACGAGCTGACTCGGCTCATCGAGGAGAACGCCGATCTCCGGCAGCGCGTGTCCGAGCTCGATCAGGAGCTGGCATCTGCGCGGTCCGGTGCCGGTGGCGCTCAGTCCACCCAGTCCATCCCGCTATACGAGCCGGAGCCAGAGCCCACTCCGGCACCGCAGCCGGTCTACGAGGCCCCGGCCGCGCCGGTCGCCCCGGCCGCCCCGCAGAGTGAGGACACCGCCGTGCGGGCCGCTCGGGTGCTCAGCCTCGCGCAAGACACTGCGGACCGCCTGACCTCGACGGCCAAGGCCGAGTCGGAGAAACTGCTCTCGGATGCCCGCGCGCAGGCCGATGCCATGGTCAGCGATGCCCGCAAGACCGCAGAGACCACGGTGTCGGAGGCGCGGACGCGTGCCGATGCCATGCTGGCCGATGCGCAGACCCGTTCGGAGACTCAGCTTCGTCAGGCTCAGGAGAAAGCCGACGCCCTGCAGGCCGACGCCGAGCGCAAGCACTCCGAGATCATGGGCACCATCAATCAGCAGCGCACGGTCCTCGAGGGTCGCCTGGAGCAGCTGCGGACCTTCGAGCGTGAGTACCGGACGCGCCTGAAGACCTACCTGGAGTCCCAGTTGGAGGAGTTGGGCCAGCGCGGCTCGGCCGCGCCGGTGGATTCCAGCGCCAACAACGACTCAGCGGGCGGATTCAGCCAGTTCAACCGCGGTAACAACTAA
- a CDS encoding response regulator, whose product MRDVLVVDDDFMVAEIHRRFVERIDGYRPVGVARNGTEALAAAAELQPDLILLDVYLPDMTGLEVLRRLRAEGNRVGVIMVTAARELDTVRGALDGGAADYLVKPFDFEQLQNKLAAFAARAEALTGGGGADQSTIDALFGGSAAVVLPKGLGAETGRLVMAAVRTAGELSAMECAELVGISRVSARRYLEYYLSTGVLELRLQYGAGRPERRYRAK is encoded by the coding sequence ATGCGTGACGTACTGGTGGTCGACGACGACTTCATGGTGGCCGAGATCCACCGCCGCTTCGTCGAACGCATCGACGGGTATCGGCCGGTGGGAGTGGCCCGCAACGGAACCGAGGCCTTGGCGGCAGCGGCCGAGTTGCAGCCGGACCTGATCCTGCTCGACGTCTATCTGCCGGACATGACCGGGCTGGAAGTGCTCCGTCGACTGCGCGCCGAGGGCAACCGCGTCGGCGTCATCATGGTCACGGCGGCCCGCGAACTCGATACGGTACGGGGCGCACTGGACGGCGGCGCCGCCGATTACCTGGTCAAACCCTTCGATTTCGAGCAGCTTCAGAACAAGTTGGCGGCCTTCGCCGCACGGGCCGAAGCGTTGACAGGCGGTGGCGGCGCCGATCAGTCGACCATCGATGCGCTGTTCGGCGGCTCGGCGGCAGTGGTCCTACCCAAAGGACTCGGTGCGGAAACCGGCCGCCTCGTCATGGCCGCCGTACGGACCGCAGGCGAGTTGTCCGCCATGGAATGCGCTGAGCTCGTGGGAATTTCACGCGTCAGTGCGCGGCGCTACCTGGAGTACTACCTGAGCACCGGGGTGTTGGAGCTTCGGCTACAGTACGGCGCCGGTAGGCCCGAACGGCGTTACCGGGCGAAGTAG
- a CDS encoding cytochrome P450 produces MTVVSDAALPPLDYAHETDPRQVHRLIATARAEAPIAMGPYGPELLTYDLVRAALRDPRFEVPQGMFLAAQGITSGPLWDRANSSLLGVDPESHTRLRRLVAKAFAPRGAENLRQTCMEIVAELADPHLAEGHCDVVADIAVQYPIPVICALLGAPRQDWHLFSRWADDIFKMFSWDLGDHADEVEAAWLQLDEYLDTMVQERSCALTDDLLSDLIRAEMHGDRLTHSELLMLAGGVLLAGTDTTRNQLAAAVEVLCDYPDQWVFLAENPDMAPLFVEELLRHTPIALTSVRLAREDVELAGLTIPAGTRVVVNFAAANRDPQVYDDPEQFDIHRIGPPAMMTFGGGMHYCLGAHLARVELTEALRVLSRKLTNPRRIGRPRWKPMTGITGPVTLPVIFEAA; encoded by the coding sequence ATGACTGTGGTGTCCGATGCCGCCCTTCCCCCGCTGGACTACGCCCACGAAACCGATCCTCGCCAAGTGCACCGGCTGATCGCTACGGCGCGTGCCGAGGCCCCGATCGCGATGGGCCCGTACGGTCCGGAATTGTTGACCTACGATCTGGTCCGCGCCGCGCTGCGCGACCCTCGTTTCGAGGTCCCCCAGGGCATGTTCCTGGCCGCACAGGGAATCACCTCCGGCCCGCTGTGGGATCGCGCGAACAGCAGCCTGCTGGGTGTCGACCCAGAGTCCCACACCCGACTCCGACGCCTGGTGGCCAAGGCGTTCGCGCCGCGCGGTGCGGAGAACCTCCGGCAGACCTGCATGGAGATCGTCGCCGAACTGGCCGACCCGCACCTGGCCGAGGGCCACTGCGACGTGGTGGCCGACATCGCGGTGCAGTATCCGATCCCGGTGATCTGTGCACTGCTCGGGGCGCCGCGCCAGGACTGGCATCTGTTTTCCCGCTGGGCCGACGACATCTTCAAGATGTTCAGCTGGGACCTCGGTGACCACGCCGACGAGGTCGAAGCGGCCTGGCTGCAACTCGATGAGTACCTCGACACCATGGTGCAGGAGCGCAGTTGCGCCCTCACCGACGACCTTCTCTCCGATCTGATCCGGGCCGAGATGCACGGAGACCGGCTCACGCACTCCGAGTTGTTGATGCTGGCCGGTGGGGTCCTGCTGGCCGGCACCGACACCACGCGCAACCAACTCGCAGCCGCCGTCGAGGTGCTGTGCGATTACCCCGACCAGTGGGTGTTTCTGGCCGAGAACCCCGATATGGCACCACTTTTCGTCGAAGAACTCCTTCGCCACACCCCCATCGCGCTGACGAGCGTGCGCCTTGCCCGCGAGGATGTGGAGTTGGCCGGCCTGACCATCCCCGCCGGGACTCGGGTGGTGGTGAACTTCGCTGCGGCCAACCGTGACCCGCAGGTGTACGACGACCCTGAACAGTTCGACATCCATCGGATCGGACCGCCGGCCATGATGACGTTCGGCGGCGGCATGCACTATTGCCTGGGGGCGCATCTGGCCAGGGTCGAACTCACCGAGGCGTTGCGCGTACTCAGCCGCAAGCTGACCAACCCGCGGCGCATCGGCAGGCCGCGGTGGAAACCGATGACCGGGATCACGGGCCCGGTGACGCTGCCGGTGATCTTCGAGGCAGCCTGA
- a CDS encoding phosphoribosyltransferase has product MNAWNLRTSSERTYQDRQEAGRVLAEQLVSYRDRPDVLVLGLARGGVPIAAEVAAHLHAPLDVFVVRKLGVPQWQELAMGAVASGGGLVLNDELVSRLGIDEDTITETIRRENTEVERREQAYREGRPAPDLTGRTVILVDDGIATGATMLAAVRAVRAARRVVVAVPVGPPTMTGQLTEEADEVVCASAPPQFEAVGQAFADFHQVSDDEVRRLLAAHATARGEG; this is encoded by the coding sequence ATGAACGCCTGGAATCTGCGAACGAGCAGCGAACGCACCTACCAGGACCGCCAAGAAGCGGGACGGGTCCTGGCCGAACAACTCGTGTCCTACCGGGATCGGCCCGACGTACTGGTCCTCGGTCTGGCCCGCGGTGGTGTCCCCATCGCCGCGGAAGTCGCCGCACACCTGCATGCACCATTGGATGTCTTCGTGGTCCGCAAGCTGGGCGTGCCGCAGTGGCAGGAACTCGCCATGGGCGCCGTGGCCTCGGGAGGCGGTCTGGTACTCAACGACGAGTTGGTGAGCCGCCTCGGCATCGACGAAGACACCATCACCGAGACGATCCGCCGGGAGAACACCGAGGTCGAACGGCGGGAACAGGCCTATCGCGAAGGACGCCCGGCGCCCGACCTGACCGGTCGAACGGTGATCCTCGTCGACGACGGCATCGCCACCGGGGCCACGATGCTGGCCGCGGTCCGTGCCGTGCGGGCGGCACGACGGGTAGTGGTGGCGGTACCGGTGGGACCGCCCACGATGACCGGTCAACTCACCGAGGAAGCCGACGAGGTGGTGTGCGCGAGCGCGCCGCCCCAGTTCGAAGCGGTGGGTCAGGCATTCGCCGACTTCCACCAGGTCAGCGACGACGAGGTGCGGCGCCTGTTGGCGGCACACGCCACCGCTCGCGGCGAGGGTTAA
- a CDS encoding tripartite tricarboxylate transporter permease — translation MNNFEWLLQGFAEAATPMNLLYAVIGVLLGTAVGVLPGIGPAMTVALLLPVTYNVSPSAAFIMFAGIFYGGMYGGSTTSILLNTPGESSSVITAIEGNKMAKAGRAAQALATAAIGSFVAGAIGTVLIAACAPPISRFAVTLGAPSYLAIMLFALVAVTAVLGSSKLRGAISLFLGLAIGVVGIDFLTGQPRATFGLPLLSDGIDIVVIAVAIFALGEALWVAAHLRRRPAEVIPVGRPWMSREDFARSWKPWLRGTAYGFPFGALPAGGAELPTFLSYITEKRLSKHPEEFGKGAIEGVAGPEAANNASAAGTLVPMLSLGLPTNATAAVMLTAFVSYGIQPGPTLFEKEPLLIWTLIASLFIGNFLLLVLNLPLAPLWAKLLRTPRPYLYAGILFFATLGALAVNVQPLDLALLLVFGLLGLMMRRFGLPVLPLIIGVILGPRIERQLRQSLQLGGGDWTSLFTEPVAIVTYALMAILLLMPLVLKLMHRSEETLLIVEDDADQQEKAAQR, via the coding sequence ATGAACAACTTCGAATGGTTGCTTCAGGGATTCGCCGAGGCGGCGACCCCGATGAACCTGCTGTACGCCGTCATCGGGGTACTGCTGGGGACCGCCGTCGGCGTGCTGCCGGGCATCGGCCCCGCCATGACGGTGGCCCTGCTGTTGCCGGTGACCTACAACGTCAGCCCCAGCGCGGCGTTCATCATGTTCGCCGGCATCTTCTACGGCGGGATGTACGGCGGGTCGACCACGTCGATCCTGCTGAACACCCCGGGCGAATCCTCGTCGGTGATCACCGCGATCGAGGGCAACAAGATGGCCAAGGCCGGCCGGGCCGCGCAGGCCCTGGCCACTGCCGCGATCGGGTCCTTCGTCGCGGGTGCGATCGGCACCGTGCTGATTGCCGCTTGCGCGCCGCCGATCTCGCGGTTCGCGGTGACCCTCGGCGCCCCGTCCTACCTGGCGATCATGTTGTTCGCCTTGGTCGCGGTCACCGCGGTGCTCGGCTCCTCCAAGCTGCGCGGGGCGATCTCGCTGTTCCTCGGCCTGGCGATCGGGGTGGTCGGCATCGACTTTCTCACCGGTCAGCCGCGCGCCACGTTCGGCCTGCCCCTGCTCTCGGACGGCATCGACATCGTGGTGATCGCGGTGGCGATCTTCGCGCTCGGCGAGGCGCTGTGGGTGGCGGCGCATCTGCGGCGTCGGCCGGCCGAGGTGATCCCGGTGGGCCGGCCGTGGATGAGCCGTGAGGATTTCGCCCGATCGTGGAAGCCATGGTTGCGTGGCACGGCCTATGGATTCCCGTTCGGCGCGCTGCCGGCCGGTGGCGCCGAGTTGCCGACGTTCCTGTCCTACATCACCGAGAAGCGGCTCTCGAAGCATCCAGAGGAATTCGGCAAGGGCGCCATCGAGGGGGTGGCCGGCCCGGAGGCCGCCAACAACGCCTCGGCGGCGGGCACCCTGGTGCCGATGCTGTCGTTGGGGCTGCCCACCAACGCCACGGCCGCGGTGATGCTGACCGCGTTCGTGTCGTACGGAATCCAGCCCGGCCCAACGCTGTTCGAGAAGGAACCGCTACTGATCTGGACGCTGATCGCCAGCCTGTTCATCGGCAACTTCCTGCTGCTGGTGCTCAACCTGCCGCTGGCGCCGCTGTGGGCCAAGCTGCTGCGCACTCCGCGGCCGTACCTCTATGCGGGCATCCTGTTCTTCGCCACACTGGGCGCGCTCGCGGTCAACGTGCAACCGCTGGATCTGGCCCTGCTGCTGGTGTTCGGCCTGCTCGGCCTGATGATGCGCCGGTTCGGATTACCGGTGCTGCCGTTGATCATCGGGGTGATCCTGGGCCCCCGTATCGAGCGGCAACTGCGCCAGAGCCTTCAGCTCGGCGGAGGGGACTGGACGAGCCTGTTCACCGAGCCGGTCGCGATCGTCACCTACGCGCTGATGGCGATCCTGTTGTTGATGCCGTTGGTACTCAAGTTGATGCACCGCAGCGAGGAGACGTTGTTGATCGTCGAGGATGATGCGGATCAGCAGGAGAAGGCGGCCCAGCGATGA
- a CDS encoding tripartite tricarboxylate transporter TctB family protein: MKVDKAQYLVCAVLVAVGAFLIYDALTLTGGFAKVDPVGPRAFPLGIGIVLIALALVLAFAIPRGSVGEADAGEDVDPNVPGDWRTVGLLIGLFVLVIVLVEPLGWAITGALLFAGAATILGNRHYIRNLAIGTVLSVGSFYAFYSGLGIPLPAGILDGIL, from the coding sequence GTGAAGGTCGACAAGGCCCAGTATCTGGTGTGCGCGGTCCTGGTGGCCGTCGGCGCGTTCCTGATCTATGACGCGCTCACCCTGACCGGGGGATTTGCCAAGGTGGATCCCGTTGGGCCGCGTGCCTTTCCGCTCGGCATCGGCATCGTCCTGATCGCGCTCGCGCTCGTGCTGGCGTTCGCGATCCCTCGTGGATCGGTCGGCGAGGCCGATGCCGGCGAGGACGTCGACCCGAACGTGCCGGGGGACTGGCGCACGGTGGGGCTGCTGATCGGACTGTTCGTGTTGGTGATCGTTCTGGTCGAACCGCTGGGCTGGGCCATCACGGGAGCTCTGCTGTTCGCCGGGGCGGCAACGATTCTCGGCAATCGCCATTACATCCGCAACCTTGCGATCGGCACGGTGCTGTCGGTAGGTAGCTTCTACGCGTTCTACTCCGGGCTCGGAATCCCGCTGCCCGCAGGCATTCTCGACGGGATTCTGTAG
- a CDS encoding Bug family tripartite tricarboxylate transporter substrate binding protein, protein MRFRRLGAALLAAALALLLVTACGVTRGDESRGLHRLRMMVPNSPGGGYDLTARTAVKVMEDTDITGRIEVFNVIGAGGTVAMARLMNEKGNDDLMMMMGLGVVGAVYTNGSSARASDATALAKMVEEQEGILVPGDSPFRTIGELVAAWKADPAKVTIGGGSSPGGPDHLFPMETARAVGVDPRKVNYITYDGGGDLLTALLGRKIAAGTTGLGEFVDQIEAGQVRVLAVSGAKRVEGIDAPTLSEAGIDLTFTNWRGILAPPGISGEARDAMVRALTDLHATQQWRDALAKNGWSDAFSTGEDFEQFLRDQDHRVSTTLSELGLL, encoded by the coding sequence ATGAGGTTTCGACGTCTAGGTGCCGCGTTGCTGGCGGCGGCGCTCGCACTGCTGCTGGTGACGGCCTGCGGGGTTACCCGCGGTGACGAATCTCGCGGCCTGCACCGGTTGCGCATGATGGTCCCCAACAGCCCGGGTGGCGGATATGACCTGACGGCGCGGACCGCGGTGAAAGTCATGGAGGACACCGACATCACCGGGCGTATCGAGGTATTCAACGTGATCGGCGCGGGCGGAACCGTGGCGATGGCCCGGCTGATGAACGAAAAGGGCAACGACGACCTCATGATGATGATGGGGCTCGGTGTGGTGGGAGCCGTCTACACCAACGGTTCCTCGGCGCGCGCGTCGGATGCCACGGCTCTGGCGAAGATGGTCGAGGAGCAGGAAGGCATTCTGGTGCCCGGCGATTCGCCGTTCCGCACCATCGGTGAACTGGTGGCGGCGTGGAAGGCCGATCCGGCCAAGGTCACCATCGGCGGCGGTTCCTCACCGGGCGGGCCGGACCACCTGTTCCCGATGGAGACCGCCCGCGCCGTCGGAGTCGACCCTCGCAAGGTCAACTACATCACCTATGACGGTGGCGGTGACCTACTGACGGCCCTGCTGGGCAGGAAGATCGCGGCCGGCACCACAGGACTCGGCGAGTTCGTCGACCAGATCGAGGCCGGGCAGGTCCGGGTGCTGGCGGTATCGGGCGCCAAGCGGGTCGAGGGTATCGATGCGCCCACCCTGAGCGAGGCCGGTATCGACCTCACCTTCACCAACTGGCGCGGGATCCTCGCGCCGCCAGGCATTTCCGGTGAGGCCAGGGATGCGATGGTGCGAGCGCTGACGGATCTGCACGCTACCCAGCAGTGGCGCGATGCGCTGGCCAAGAACGGCTGGAGCGACGCGTTCTCAACCGGAGAAGACTTCGAACAGTTCCTGCGTGACCAGGACCATCGCGTCTCGACGACGCTGAGTGAATTGGGGTTGTTGTGA
- a CDS encoding cell division protein SepF produces the protein MSTLHKVKAYFGMAPMEDYDDEYYEDDDRGAARSYARRPRDERFEEDSYGYEAPDYDEGPAYRGGYPGGFADEPRFDARMRAPREFDRPAPRLGALSGSTRGALAMDPRRMAELFEAGSPLAKITTLRPKDYSEARTIGERFRDGTPVIMDLVSMDNADAKRLVDFAAGLAFALRGSFDKVATKVFLLSPADVDVSAEQRRRIAEAGFYSYQ, from the coding sequence ATGAGCACACTGCACAAGGTCAAGGCCTACTTCGGCATGGCGCCGATGGAGGACTACGACGACGAGTACTACGAGGACGACGATCGTGGTGCCGCCCGTAGCTACGCCCGGCGACCCCGTGACGAGCGCTTCGAAGAGGACAGCTACGGCTACGAGGCACCCGACTACGACGAGGGCCCGGCCTATCGGGGCGGATATCCCGGCGGTTTCGCCGACGAACCGCGGTTCGATGCCCGGATGCGTGCTCCCCGCGAATTCGACCGTCCCGCACCGCGTCTGGGTGCCCTGTCCGGCTCCACCCGGGGTGCGTTGGCGATGGATCCGCGCCGCATGGCCGAGTTGTTCGAAGCGGGCAGCCCGCTGGCGAAGATCACCACGCTGCGGCCCAAGGACTACAGCGAGGCACGCACCATCGGCGAGCGGTTCCGTGACGGCACGCCGGTGATCATGGACCTGGTGTCGATGGACAACGCCGATGCCAAGCGGCTGGTCGACTTCGCCGCCGGCCTGGCGTTCGCGCTACGCGGCTCATTCGACAAGGTGGCCACGAAGGTGTTCCTGCTGTCGCCTGCCGACGTCGACGTCAGTGCCGAGCAGCGGCGTCGGATCGCCGAGGCCGGCTTCTACTCCTATCAGTAG
- a CDS encoding type 1 glutamine amidotransferase — MTPKVLFVRNDPTATEAMLTDAFTGCGFEIHTFDVVGPEQDGDPAGEVTFPDPTGYDVIVPLGARWAAYDQALLDSWVGAEMAMVRRAVEAGVGVLGVCFGGQLIAQALGGTVSRSPAPEVGWYDVTTDDEQLVPGGRWFQWHFDRWTPPPGAIEIARTPDASQAFMVGTALALQFHPELDSELLEVWLAHDRDGEVAGIGSSHDELRLQTTEFVDGAAVRLRALVRAFVSRVVQEQSST; from the coding sequence GTGACACCGAAAGTCCTTTTCGTGCGCAACGACCCCACGGCCACCGAGGCCATGCTGACCGATGCCTTCACCGGGTGCGGATTCGAGATCCACACCTTCGACGTCGTCGGGCCCGAACAAGACGGCGACCCAGCCGGCGAGGTGACGTTCCCGGACCCGACCGGCTACGACGTCATCGTCCCCCTGGGCGCTCGCTGGGCTGCCTACGACCAAGCCCTGCTCGACAGCTGGGTCGGAGCCGAGATGGCCATGGTGCGCCGGGCGGTCGAGGCCGGGGTCGGAGTGCTCGGCGTGTGCTTCGGGGGACAGCTCATCGCGCAGGCTCTCGGTGGGACGGTCAGCCGGTCACCTGCCCCGGAGGTCGGCTGGTACGACGTGACCACCGACGATGAGCAGTTGGTGCCCGGTGGCAGATGGTTCCAGTGGCATTTCGATCGCTGGACGCCGCCGCCCGGTGCCATCGAGATCGCCCGGACCCCCGACGCCTCACAGGCGTTCATGGTGGGCACGGCGCTGGCGCTGCAGTTCCACCCGGAGCTCGATTCCGAGCTGCTGGAAGTCTGGTTGGCCCACGACCGCGACGGCGAGGTGGCCGGAATCGGAAGCAGCCACGATGAATTGCGCTTGCAAACAACCGAATTCGTCGACGGTGCGGCCGTCCGGCTACGCGCCCTGGTCCGGGCCTTCGTCAGCCGGGTGGTCCAGGAGCAGTCATCGACGTAG